A window of the Gemmatimonadaceae bacterium genome harbors these coding sequences:
- a CDS encoding helix-turn-helix transcriptional regulator, whose translation MAMLRGTLDPLVLKTLSWTPMHAFEIATWLDERSAGRVEVDDAALLQALHRLEERRLIAAEWAVTQNGRRARYYRITTAGRSYLRTESARLVDQLDAVTAILADKRAK comes from the coding sequence ATGGCCATGCTCAGAGGCACGCTCGACCCGCTCGTGCTCAAAACGCTGTCCTGGACGCCGATGCACGCGTTCGAGATCGCGACCTGGCTCGACGAGCGCTCCGCCGGACGCGTTGAAGTCGACGATGCCGCGCTGCTCCAGGCGCTGCACCGGTTGGAGGAGCGCCGGCTCATCGCCGCCGAGTGGGCCGTGACGCAGAACGGCCGCCGTGCCCGATACTATCGGATCACGACGGCCGGACGGTCCTACCTTCGCACCGAATCCGCGCGCCTCGTCGACCAGCTCGACGCCGTCACCGCGATTCTCGCGGACAAACGCGCGAAATAG